A genome region from Panicum virgatum strain AP13 chromosome 4K, P.virgatum_v5, whole genome shotgun sequence includes the following:
- the LOC120702407 gene encoding protein CYCLOPS-like isoform X1 gives MEMEGRGLSDLFRNTSEEIFLKAVMENSMGVAAAPSMEMLGFRNMSQSFREDSEELFNSWLMNGEIPGFGSANNRPRQPSRLSSEAAGLPNQQHDIAQQNFLTDNSVPQNSAIPSVEYPNNNNQQLLKNAAEKGMQASDLLLAKAWFHSTQPMTRSRSSELRRRYAAMQTHVAPITTACIEPANQFKQDFTNTINSTLMSNTPVQTPKFVSPSSSSTSPLDNPNMVSQDTVTSVVSMLKDTLERKKLGSHANKDATVGNSFGFYDTQQFQQNILGGADIFPLVTTSQVQDSLMLPKVDRPVEPNNGNFAAPANQVWFGAASQEPSHSGSSTAMTAHSAGFEVCDELPPMGQAMSVCESTRKNAANGTTDCRSKGKEYRERVLKDNVKDDRKKTALTRMGSISSEKAAYAADNGDPTKKRRVERSRKMAEAKERSSTPVIPSDMQAVLKRCENLEKEVRSLKLNLSFMNRKDSEQTKQIEELQKQNEELTEEKERLLEEIERVVSDSNT, from the exons ATGGAGATGGAGGGCAGGGGCCTGTCTGACTTGTTCAGGAACACCAGCGAGGAGATCTTCCTCAAGGCAGTGATGGAGAACTCTATGGGTGTGGCGGCAGCACCAAGTATGGAGATGTTGGGGTTCAGGAATATGTCACAAAGTTTCAGAGAAGACAGCGAGGAGTTGTTCAACAGCTGGCTTATGAATGGAGAG ATCCCAGGATTTGGTTCAGCGAACAATCGTCCTCGACAGCCATCTAG GTTGTCATCAGAAGCTGCAGGCCTTCCGAATCAACAGCATGACATTGCTCAACAAAATTTTCTCACTGACAACTCGGTCCCACAGAATTCAGCAATTCCTTCTGTTGAATATCCAAATAACAATAACCAGCAATTACTCAA GAATGCTGCCGAGAAAGGAATGCAGGCTAGTGACCTACTTCTGGCAAAG GCCTGGTTCCACAGCACTCAACCAATGACTAGAAGCCGATCTTCAGAACTAAG GAGAAGATATGCTGCAATGCAGACTCATGTGGCACCAATAACTACAGCATGCATTGAACCAGCTAACCAATTCAAACAAGATTTTACAAACACAATAAACAGTACTCTAATGAGCAACACACCTGTTCAGACTCCAAAATTTGTATCTCcttcaagttcatcaacatcccCACTGGATAATCCAAATATGGTGTCGCAAGATACTGTTACCTCAGTTGTGAGTATGCTCAAGGACACGCTCGAGCGCAAGAAGCTTGGTAGCCATGCTAACAAAGATGCCACAGTAGGCAATTCTTTTGGATTCTATGACACTCAGCAGTTTCAACAAAACATTCTTGGAGGGGCAGATATCTTTCCCCTAGTGACAACATCCCAAGTTCAGGATTCCCTGATGCTTCCAAAAGTCGATAGGCCCGTGGAACCAAATAATGGTAACTTCGCTGCTCCTGCAAACCAGGTTTGGTTCGGCGCAGCATCTCAAGAGCCCTCGCACAGCGGATCATCTACTGCTATGACTGCTCATTCAGCTGGATTTGAAGTGTGTGATGAGTTACCTCCTATGGGGCAAGCAATGTCTGTTTGTGAGAGCACTAGAAAAAATGCCGCAAATGGAACAACTGACTGCAGATCAAAAGGCAAAG AATACAGGGAGAGGGTCCTAAAGGATAATGTGAAAGATGATAGAAAG AAAACGGCATTAACTCGAATGGGATCCATTTCATCAGAAAAAGCAG CTTATGCAGCTGATAATGGAGATCCTACAAAGAAGCGCAGGGTTGAGCGCTCACGCAA AATGGCAGAAGCAAAGGAAAGAAGTTCCACACCAGTAATACCATCCGACATGCAAGCCGTACTTAAGCGTTGCGAAAACCTAGAGAAGGAGGTCCGGTCACTAAAGCTTAACCTATCTTTCATGAACAG GAAAGATTCAGAACAGACCAAACAGATTGAGGAGCTTCAGAAGCAAAATGAGGAGTTAACTGAAGAGAAGGAGCGGCTACTAGAAGAGATCGAAAGAGTTGTATCTGACTCCAACACATGA
- the LOC120702407 gene encoding protein CYCLOPS-like isoform X2, with translation MEMEGRGLSDLFRNTSEEIFLKAVMENSMGVAAAPSMEMLGFRNMSQSFREDSEELFNSWLMNGEIPGFGSANNRPRQPSRLSSEAAGLPNQQHDIAQQNFLTDNSVPQNSAIPSVEYPNNNNQQLLKNAAEKGMQASDLLLAKAWFHSTQPMTRSRSSELRRRYAAMQTHVAPITTACIEPANQFKQDFTNTINSTLMSNTPVQTPKFVSPSSSSTSPLDNPNMVSQDTVTSVVSMLKDTLERKKLGSHANKDATVGNSFGFYDTQQFQQNILGGADIFPLVTTSQVQDSLMLPKVDRPVEPNNGNFAAPANQVWFGAASQEPSHSGSSTAMTAHSAGFEVCDELPPMGQAMSVCESTRKNAANGTTDCRSKGKEYRERVLKDNVKDDRKKTALTRMGSISSEKAADNGDPTKKRRVERSRKMAEAKERSSTPVIPSDMQAVLKRCENLEKEVRSLKLNLSFMNRKDSEQTKQIEELQKQNEELTEEKERLLEEIERVVSDSNT, from the exons ATGGAGATGGAGGGCAGGGGCCTGTCTGACTTGTTCAGGAACACCAGCGAGGAGATCTTCCTCAAGGCAGTGATGGAGAACTCTATGGGTGTGGCGGCAGCACCAAGTATGGAGATGTTGGGGTTCAGGAATATGTCACAAAGTTTCAGAGAAGACAGCGAGGAGTTGTTCAACAGCTGGCTTATGAATGGAGAG ATCCCAGGATTTGGTTCAGCGAACAATCGTCCTCGACAGCCATCTAG GTTGTCATCAGAAGCTGCAGGCCTTCCGAATCAACAGCATGACATTGCTCAACAAAATTTTCTCACTGACAACTCGGTCCCACAGAATTCAGCAATTCCTTCTGTTGAATATCCAAATAACAATAACCAGCAATTACTCAA GAATGCTGCCGAGAAAGGAATGCAGGCTAGTGACCTACTTCTGGCAAAG GCCTGGTTCCACAGCACTCAACCAATGACTAGAAGCCGATCTTCAGAACTAAG GAGAAGATATGCTGCAATGCAGACTCATGTGGCACCAATAACTACAGCATGCATTGAACCAGCTAACCAATTCAAACAAGATTTTACAAACACAATAAACAGTACTCTAATGAGCAACACACCTGTTCAGACTCCAAAATTTGTATCTCcttcaagttcatcaacatcccCACTGGATAATCCAAATATGGTGTCGCAAGATACTGTTACCTCAGTTGTGAGTATGCTCAAGGACACGCTCGAGCGCAAGAAGCTTGGTAGCCATGCTAACAAAGATGCCACAGTAGGCAATTCTTTTGGATTCTATGACACTCAGCAGTTTCAACAAAACATTCTTGGAGGGGCAGATATCTTTCCCCTAGTGACAACATCCCAAGTTCAGGATTCCCTGATGCTTCCAAAAGTCGATAGGCCCGTGGAACCAAATAATGGTAACTTCGCTGCTCCTGCAAACCAGGTTTGGTTCGGCGCAGCATCTCAAGAGCCCTCGCACAGCGGATCATCTACTGCTATGACTGCTCATTCAGCTGGATTTGAAGTGTGTGATGAGTTACCTCCTATGGGGCAAGCAATGTCTGTTTGTGAGAGCACTAGAAAAAATGCCGCAAATGGAACAACTGACTGCAGATCAAAAGGCAAAG AATACAGGGAGAGGGTCCTAAAGGATAATGTGAAAGATGATAGAAAG AAAACGGCATTAACTCGAATGGGATCCATTTCATCAGAAAAAGCAG CTGATAATGGAGATCCTACAAAGAAGCGCAGGGTTGAGCGCTCACGCAA AATGGCAGAAGCAAAGGAAAGAAGTTCCACACCAGTAATACCATCCGACATGCAAGCCGTACTTAAGCGTTGCGAAAACCTAGAGAAGGAGGTCCGGTCACTAAAGCTTAACCTATCTTTCATGAACAG GAAAGATTCAGAACAGACCAAACAGATTGAGGAGCTTCAGAAGCAAAATGAGGAGTTAACTGAAGAGAAGGAGCGGCTACTAGAAGAGATCGAAAGAGTTGTATCTGACTCCAACACATGA